TGGTCGGTGTGTTGCTGCACACCGCGTTCTATGAACTGTCTTGGGGCGGCGGCACCTGGGTTGTCGTCTCGGAGATCTTCCCGACCGAGATTCGCGGCCGTGCCATGTCGCTGTCTTCCACGATGGTCTTCCTGTCCTCCTACTTCGTCTCCCAGCTCTTCCCGATGATGCTTTCGGGGCTTGGCGGGGTATGGACCTTCCTTATTTTCGCCGTGTTCTGCGTCGCCATGGCGTTGTTCGCTCACTATGCGCTTCCGGAAACCACTGGCAAGTCGCTTGAGCAGATCGAGCAGGAGATCACTCGCCGTAAGAAGTGAGCGACGTTTCTGATGGTTCGCTGATTGCGGGAGCGGTTTATGACTCCGAAGGTCAAGCGGTGTCTGCTGCATCGGAGCCGCTCCCGCAATCGGTTTGATGACAAGAAAGAGGCAAGGAAAGCCTATGCATAGTTGTATAGATTGGCCAAAGCGTTATAAAGATCGGCCGTTCGCGGATTACGTTCTTAATTGTTTCGGCGATTCGACGACTTGGGGGGATAACGGGGTCGATGGTGGCTCTATGCAAACCTCCTGGCCGAGTTTCCTGGAGAAGAACGGTCTGTTCAAGACCGTCAGGAATTATGGGGTGTGCGGCTCAAGGGTGGCGTTGACCGACGATCGGGACGACAGTTTCTTCGAGCGGTATCGCGCCATGAAGGACGATGATGTCGATGTCATCACCCTGATGGGCGGTGTCAACGATTTTCAGCATGATGTCCCGCTCGGCATTCTTGGCGTCCGTGATGAGAGAACATTCTATGGCGCGTTCGACATCGTGCTTTCCGGGATTATCGAGCAGGCACCGGAGGCTTCGGTCGTGGTGTTCACCCCTACGGCGAATATGTTCCACAATCCTGCCAAGAATTATCCGACGTCCCTGCAGCCGAATGCGCGCGGGCTGCACCAGAAGGATTATGTAGAGGCCGTCAAGAAGGTATCGGAGCACTATGCGGTCCCTGTGGTCGATCTCTATGCTTCGAGCGGCATGTGTCCTTTCGTCGAGCAGCAGCAGGTGAAGAACATGCCTGACGGATTGCATTATAGCGTGGAAGGCTATGCACGGCTTGCTCGTCGTATCTACGAGGAGCTTCTGCATCTGGCCTGAATCGCGTAGCGGCCCGCGCACGTCGTCTCGTCAAGAGTGGCGGCGAGCGCGGGGTGGTATTGAGGCGTGAGCGCTGACCGATGAGGTCATGCGTTTGCGCCTTATTGTTTGGCGGCTCTGGTGCGGCCAGCGCAGTCCATAGAGGCCGCTGTCGTATGGGAAACGTTCGGGGGTCCGCGTTTTTGTGTCGAGACCTGCCCGGCTCGGGGCTGTCTTTGAGCTGACGGCATGCCTGGCGTCTTGGCCGTACAAGACGGTTGAATCGGTTTTCTTGCGAGCGTCTGTGGGCATGGCCGTCATCCGGTCTGTGAATACGTCGGTTGAAAACCGATCGATAAGGTAAGGGGAATTCCATGGAACAATTGCACAATGATCATTTTCTGGTCGTCATTGATCGTCATGGCGCTCAGATCAATCACATCTATAATCGCAAATACCATTTTGACTATATTTGGAACAACGATATCTGGCCGAAGCATGCGCCGGTGCTGTTCCCGGCAATCGGCAGATCGAATGAGGACGCCTATCTCTACGAAGGCCGCCGCTATAACATGCCCCAACATGGTTTCGCCAGCGATTACGACTTCGATATCATCGAATCCAACGACACCAAGCTGGTGCTGAGCCTCAAGGCCAATGAGGCGACAAAGAAGATCTATCCGTTCGACTTTGTGCTGACCGTCACCTTCACGCTTGGCGACGATGGCCTGACACTGCGTTTCGTGGTCGCCAATCGGGGCGAGAAAACGCTTTCGTACTCTCTTGGTTCGCATCCGGCGTTCAATGTGCCGATTGACGGCGAGGGTGCCTTCGACGATTACACATTGCGGTTTACGCCGCAACAGCGTGAACTCAAGCAGTTTGGAATCGTGAAGACCCCGAATCCTTACCGTGACGGCAAGATCAAGGATGTCGTAGGATTCGATGGCGAGTTGCCGCTGGACTACCGTCATTTCGATGACGGATTGATCATCATTGAAAACGAGGGTATCGCCGAGGTCGAGCTGTCGTCTCCGAAAACGTCCCATTCAATCGCACTGACGCTTTCGGATTTCCGGTATCTGACCTTGTGGACCAAAGAGGGCTCGGATGCGCCGTTCCTGTGCCTGGAGCCTTTCAACGGCCTGCCCGATGTGGTCGGCGAACCGTTAGACATCATGAAAAAGGAGGGGAATATGCTGCTCGAACCGGGTGAATTGAAGGCCTCTTCCTACAGCATCCGGCTTTCGTAAATGACCTCGTATCGTAGGATCGTGCGGCACGACGGTGGCGTACGCGATGGTCTTGTCTGATCGGTGATCATAGCGCGACGGGTGCTCGTGGTTCTCCACGCTGGTTGAAGCCGGAGCCGATGTCGTTTCGCTGCCGGCCGGGATTTCCGGGTTCATGGGTTTGCGTGTTGCTCTGGTTGTCGTTGTTCTTGTGGTCGGTACGACGAATTGTGCAAACCTACAAAAGCGCTCGGGCGATTTTGTCGATTCGTGAGGTGTTTCTGGTGGGGGATAGGCGATAGGTTGGAATCTATGGTCAATAATGTCAATAAACTGCTGGTAGCAAACCGCGGTGAAATCGCCTTGCGGGTCATTCGAACGGCTCATGAGATGGGGATACCGACCGTAGCGATCTACGCTGAGCAGGACAGAGATGCACAATATGTAGAGATGGCCGACGAAGCCTATCTGCTGCATGGGGATTCCTATCGTTCCTATATGGACGAGGATCTGATTATCGACGTACTGCACCGTTCCGGCGCCGACGCCGTCCACCCGGGCTACGGCTATCTTTCCGAAATCGCCTCGTTCGCCGACAAAGTCATCAAGGCGGGTGCCACATGGATCGGCCCGAGCCCGACGGCCCTGACCGATCTCGGCGACAAGATCACCGCCCGACGCGTGGCCAAGCGTGCCCACGTTCCTCCGGTGCCCGGCCTTTCCGAACCGGTGAGCAACATGCGCGAGCTGCTGACCTTCGCGCAGATCAACGGCTATCCGGTGATGATGAAGCGCACCGACGGCGGTGGCGGCAAGGGCATCACCCTCGTGCACAACGACGACGAGCTGCGCAGCTTCTATATGAACCACGACGCGCTCGAGGGCGGCGATCTCAATGAATACTTCGTCGAGCTGTTCATCGACAAGGCACGCCACGTCGAGACGCAGTCCGGCCGCGATTCCCACGGCAACTTCACCGTCTACTCCACGCGTGACTGCTCCGTGCAGCGCCGCAACCAGAAGCTCATCGAGGAGGCACCTGCCCCCTTCCTCACCGACGACGAGCAGGAACAGCTCGAACGTTACTCCCGCAGTCTCTTCAGCGCCGTCGACTACGTGGGCCTGGGCACCTGCGAGTTCATGGTCACCCCGCAGCACAAGGTCTACTTCCTCGAGGTCAACCCGCGCCTGCAGGTCGAGCACACCGTCTCCGAGCAGGTCAGCGGCCTTGACCTGGTGCGCGAGCAGATCAACATCGCCAACGGCGGCGAGCTCACCCGCGCCCCGCAAAGTCACGGCCATGCCTTCGAGCTGCGTATCACCAGCGAGGATCCGGACAAGAACCTGACTCCTTCCGGCGGCACATTGACCCGCCTTGACTGGCCCAGCGGCCCCGGCATCCGCATCGATTCCGGCGTGAAGGTCGGCGACGTGGTCTCCCCGAAGTTCGATTCGATGATGGGCAAGCTCGTCGTCACCGCCCAGGACCGCCCCACGGCCGTCGCCCGCGTGCGCCGCGCTTTGAAGGAGTTCAGGCTGGAAGGCGTGCCCACGCCGAAGTCGCTGTTCGAAACGATCTTCAACGATCCGGAGTTCACCGCCGAAGACCACGGGTTCACGGTCACCACCAAATGGCTTGAGCGCAAGTACCTCAACCACAAGCCCAATACGGCAAGTACCGGTCAGCCCGCTTCGATGAGCGGCTCGCAGGAGCAGCCCAAGAAGCAGGAGACCGATTCCTTCGTCATCGAGGTCGACAACAAGCGCGTCAAGCTCACCGTTCCGCGCGATATCGTCGACAATCTCACCGGCTCGGCACGTGCACGCGGCTCGCGTCGCCCGACCCAGCCGCTGCGTGGCTCCTCATCAGGTGCCGTCGAAGAACGCGCAAAGGTCAACGACGGCAAGTCCGGCGTCATCGATTCTCCGATGCAGGCCATCGTCACCCGCGTCAACGTCGCCGAAGGTCAAGAGGTCAACAAAGGCGATCTGCTGGCCGTGCTCGAAAGCATGAAGATGGAGAACTACGTCTACGCGCCCGTCAACGGCACCGTGCACAAGATCTTCGTCGGTCCGTCCGATTCCGTCGACGCCGGCACCACGCTGATGAAGCTCGATGTGACGGCGGCCGCCGACCGTGAGAAATCCGGTGCAAGCGACAAGGCCGAAAAGTCTGACGATGCCTCCACCGACGAGAAAGCCTCGAGCGAGGAGGCGAAGAACTGATGACCGACATCATGACCACATCGGCCGTCGAAAAGGCCATTCAAAGCGACAAGCCGATCGAGCAACAGCCGATTCGCGCCGCCGTCGCCCGCGCCGCCGAGCTGGCGCGTGACGCCGAGAACCACGCCCACGAGCGCCAGAGCGCCAAAGGCAAGTTCACCGCTCGCGAGCGCCTCGACCTGCTCTTCGACACCGGTACGTTCCAGGAGATCGGCCGATTCTCGGGCGGCGACATCAACAAGGGCGTCGCCGGCTCGGCCGTCATCACAGGCTTCGGCGATGTCTACGGCCGCAAGGTCGCCGTATACGCACAGGATTTCTCCGTGCGCGGCGGCACGCTCGGCCACGCCGAGGGCGAGAAGATCTGCCACTTGATGGATATGGCGCTTGATTTGAAGATTCCGGTCGTCGCGCTGATCGATTCCGGCGGCGCACGTATCCAGGAAGGTGTCGAATCGCTGACCCAGTACGGCCACATCTTCCGCAAGACCTGCGAGGCAAGCGGCTACATCCCGCAGCTTTCCC
The window above is part of the Bifidobacterium sp. ESL0704 genome. Proteins encoded here:
- a CDS encoding SGNH/GDSL hydrolase family protein, with product MHSCIDWPKRYKDRPFADYVLNCFGDSTTWGDNGVDGGSMQTSWPSFLEKNGLFKTVRNYGVCGSRVALTDDRDDSFFERYRAMKDDDVDVITLMGGVNDFQHDVPLGILGVRDERTFYGAFDIVLSGIIEQAPEASVVVFTPTANMFHNPAKNYPTSLQPNARGLHQKDYVEAVKKVSEHYAVPVVDLYASSGMCPFVEQQQVKNMPDGLHYSVEGYARLARRIYEELLHLA
- a CDS encoding aldose 1-epimerase family protein, which produces MEQLHNDHFLVVIDRHGAQINHIYNRKYHFDYIWNNDIWPKHAPVLFPAIGRSNEDAYLYEGRRYNMPQHGFASDYDFDIIESNDTKLVLSLKANEATKKIYPFDFVLTVTFTLGDDGLTLRFVVANRGEKTLSYSLGSHPAFNVPIDGEGAFDDYTLRFTPQQRELKQFGIVKTPNPYRDGKIKDVVGFDGELPLDYRHFDDGLIIIENEGIAEVELSSPKTSHSIALTLSDFRYLTLWTKEGSDAPFLCLEPFNGLPDVVGEPLDIMKKEGNMLLEPGELKASSYSIRLS
- a CDS encoding biotin carboxylase N-terminal domain-containing protein translates to MVNNVNKLLVANRGEIALRVIRTAHEMGIPTVAIYAEQDRDAQYVEMADEAYLLHGDSYRSYMDEDLIIDVLHRSGADAVHPGYGYLSEIASFADKVIKAGATWIGPSPTALTDLGDKITARRVAKRAHVPPVPGLSEPVSNMRELLTFAQINGYPVMMKRTDGGGGKGITLVHNDDELRSFYMNHDALEGGDLNEYFVELFIDKARHVETQSGRDSHGNFTVYSTRDCSVQRRNQKLIEEAPAPFLTDDEQEQLERYSRSLFSAVDYVGLGTCEFMVTPQHKVYFLEVNPRLQVEHTVSEQVSGLDLVREQINIANGGELTRAPQSHGHAFELRITSEDPDKNLTPSGGTLTRLDWPSGPGIRIDSGVKVGDVVSPKFDSMMGKLVVTAQDRPTAVARVRRALKEFRLEGVPTPKSLFETIFNDPEFTAEDHGFTVTTKWLERKYLNHKPNTASTGQPASMSGSQEQPKKQETDSFVIEVDNKRVKLTVPRDIVDNLTGSARARGSRRPTQPLRGSSSGAVEERAKVNDGKSGVIDSPMQAIVTRVNVAEGQEVNKGDLLAVLESMKMENYVYAPVNGTVHKIFVGPSDSVDAGTTLMKLDVTAAADREKSGASDKAEKSDDASTDEKASSEEAKN